One stretch of Toxoplasma gondii ME49 chromosome XI, whole genome shotgun sequence DNA includes these proteins:
- a CDS encoding tRNA (guanine(9)-N(1))-methyltransferase (encoded by transcript TGME49_311390), whose protein sequence is MAEADTVVHSCPATCFEVATSESNKTQAVATAVTEATISTENVAAREPAHGAPIRSDSGYGGGETPGAFAVPSDGVSSAPSGLYQSKNQLRKRRRQERHERKKEFWKAKKKELKAQKRSQGLQSVRGGGDEESLSERRGATSEQNCYLERAERAAYREGETPLSAGCHAEAGEGLCDKRKPTRRAPRPSLCNLAGIEVPGMGDCCCRRTSNGQEVSAAGPNAKDSTPATASVHDKGMQTSNVPAAMLMSTAGSGCSRCPACLHGCVGIVIDCDFEHLQTEREVLSLAQQLMYSYGACRQHNKAVPELSCHTYVGSDCLRNSKRVEMCRVAECRRNLCLSEGNPLSECRHTMPGAEAAGERDGTSSQTAEQTHTPGEVPTQHREGITFSDFPLDGDSGNIDVSRPCQETEQKRVLPVCFSVTGVGPQLTAHLNAFQGFPRWQCEAYTQPFSELYLNRNPRQSTDSRAKRKESVRKVGSTPQPVAAANPNVMEGATETVEEPQIVYLSGDAETILEDLRPGYHYVIGGVVDRNRHKGLTFRKSKTEKVHAARLPIREYLGKELEGSTILTVNQVVEILLGYLSTRDWHAALVKTFPARKGKLDSKPL, encoded by the exons ATGGCAGAAGCAGACACCGTGGTCCACAGTTGTCCTGCCACTTGTTTTGAAGTGGCAACAAGCGAAAGTaacaaaacacaggcagtCGCGACTGCAGTTACAGAAGCCACGATCAGCACCGAAAACGTTGCCGCAAGAGAGCCTGCCCATGGTGCGCCGATAAGAAGTGACAGTGGCTACGGTGGCGGTGAAACCCCAGGCGCTTTCGCTGTACCCTCCGACGGTGTGAGTTCCGCTCCATCCGGCTTATATCAAAGTAAAAATCAGCTTCGGAAGCGACGGCGACAGGAACGCCATGAGCGAAAAAAGGAGTTttggaaagcgaagaagaaggagctgAAAGCGCAGAAACGGTCCCAAGGTCTTCAGTCTGTCCGTGGTGGCGGTGACGAGGAATCTCTGAGTGAAAGGAGAGGCGCCACGTCAGAGCAGAACTGCTACCTAGAGAGGGCTGAAAGAGCAGCATACAGAGAGGGCGAAACCCCTCTTTCTGCCGGTTGCCATGCTGAAGCTGGTGAGGGTCTTTGCGACAAGAGAAAACCAACCCGACGCGCCCCACGGCCCTCACTGTGCAATCTTGCAGGCATCGAAGTACCAGGCATGGGTGAttgctgctgcagaagaaccAGTAACGGGCAAGAAGTGTCGGCAGCAGGTCCGAACGCGAAGGATTCAACTCCTGCTACGGCCTCAGTGCATGACAAAGGCATGCAGACGTCCAATGTGCCAGCTGCCATGCTGATGTCGACAGCGGGCTCTGGGTGTAGTCGATGCCCTGCGTGTCTGCACGGCTGCGTAGGAATTGTCATCGACTGCGATTTCGAGCACCTCCAGACGGAACGAGAAGTCCTGAGTCTCGCCCAGCAACTCATGTACTCGTATGGCGCTTGCAGACAACACAACAAAGCAGTCCCCGAGCTCTCGTGTCACACATATGTTGGAAGCGACTGCCTGCGAAATTCGAAACGAGTTGAAATGTGCAGAGTCGCGGAATGCAGGCGCAACCTGTGTCTTTCTGAGGGCAACCCGTTGTCAGAGTGCAGGCATACAATGCCTGGAGCTGAAGCTgcgggagaaagagatgGCACTAGTTCACAGACCGCAGAACAAACGCACACCCCCGGCGAAGTGCCGACACAACACAGAGAGGGCATCACTTTTTCGGATTTCCCGCTTGATGGTGATAGTGGAAATATCGATGTTTCCCGACCTTGCCAAGAAACGGAACAGAAAAGAGTGCTTCCTGTTTGCTTTTCCGTAACGGGTGTAGGTCCACAGTTGACTGCACACCTCAATGCATTTCAGGGTTTCCCGCGCTGGCAGTGCGAGGCGTATACTCAACCCTTCAGTGAACTCTATCTGAACCGGAATCCTCGGCAGAGTACGGACtccagagcgaagagaaaggaaagtgTAAGAAAAGTAGGAAGCACGCCGCAGCCAGTGGCTGCAGCAAACCCGAATGTGATGGAAGGGGCCACTGAAACAGTAGAAGAACCGCAAATTGTCTACCTGAGTGGGGACGCCGAGACCATTCTCGAAGACCTTCGACCTGGCTATCACTATGTGATTGGCGGGGTGGTGGACCGCAACCGCCATAAAGGATTGACGTTTCGAAAGagcaagacggagaaggtGCACGCTGCTCGACTTCCCATTCGGGAATATCTGGGGAAAGAACTGGAGGGCTCGACTATCTTGACTGTAAACCAG GTGGTGGAGATTCTTCTTGGCTACCTTTCCACGCGCGACTGGCATGCTGCTCTGGTCAAGACCTTTCCCGCTCGGAAAGGGAAACTGGACTCGAAACCCCTGTAG